A section of the Sphaerodactylus townsendi isolate TG3544 linkage group LG11, MPM_Stown_v2.3, whole genome shotgun sequence genome encodes:
- the AGR2 gene encoding anterior gradient protein 2 homolog → MEKSLVSVLVLIVAVTHTLAKDTTTKDGKKDTNEATNTKIKLPQTLSRGWGDYLIWTQTYEEALHKAKTNNKPIMIIHHLEDCPHSHALKKVFSESKEIQKLAEKFVLLNLIYETTDKHLSPDGQYVPRILFVDPSLTVRADITGRYSNRLYAYEPTDIQLLYSNMQKALKLLKTEL, encoded by the exons ATGGAGAAGAGCTTAGTATCTGTGTTAGTTTTGATCGTTGCTGTCACTCATACCTTGGCAAAAGACACTACAACGAAAGATGGGAAAAAGGACACAAATGAAGCCACAAACACCAAAATAAAGCTGCCCCAGACTCTCTCCAGAG GCTGGGGTGATTATCTTATCTGGACTCAGACTTATGAAGAAGCTCTCCACAAAGCCAAGACAAA CAACAAACCTATAATGATCATCCACCACTTGGAGGATTGTCCTCATAGTCATG CACTGAAGAAAGTTTTTTCTGAGAGCAAAGAAATACAGAAGTTGGCTGAGAAATTTGTTCTCCTTAACCTTATT tATGAAACCACAGACAAACATCTCTCCCCTGATGGCCAGTATGTTCCCAGAATCCTGTTTGTAG atccTTCACTGACAGTTAGAGCAGATATTACTGGAAGATATTCCAATCGCCTCTATGCTTATGAACCAACAGATATCCAACTGT TATACTCAAACATGCAGAAAGCACTGAAGCTGCTGAAGACTGAATTGTGA